From a region of the Cucumis sativus cultivar 9930 chromosome 6, Cucumber_9930_V3, whole genome shotgun sequence genome:
- the LOC101216252 gene encoding serine/threonine-protein phosphatase 6 regulatory subunit 3 isoform X2 — translation MFWRLTSLSTSSPVESILDKENFSLEELLDEEEIIQECKALNSRLVNFLRDRAQVEQLLRYVVEEPPEDSESKRAFKFPFIACEIFTCEIDVILKTLVEEEELMDMLFSFLEPDRPHSALLAGYFSKVIICLMIRKTVPLMHYVQAHRDVLRQLVDLIGITSIMEVLVRLVGADDHVYPNFMDVMQWLSESDMLEMIVDKLSPSSLPEVHANAAETLCAIARNVPSALATKLSSPSFVARIFDHALEDSHSKSGLVHSLSVCISLLDPKRSSAYSPLFHSFRSQHMYECPVPVDSETVGAMLPKLGDLLKLLNLSSDDKVLPTTYGELRPPLGKHRLKIVEFISVLLKTGNVAAEKELINSGTIKRVIDLFFEYPCNNFLHHHVENIILSCLESKKDDIVDHLLRECNLIGKILQTEKNPIILADSNQPTIPAVGKRAPRVCNLGHTTRISNKILQMANSQSCIRAYLLENTEWNEWQATTLHDRNVVENVYRWACGRPTALQDRTRDSDEDDLHDRDYDVAALANNLNQAFRYKSYGNIDTVEDPRSLAQDDEDVYFDDESAEVVISSLRLGDDQGSLFTNSNWFAFQDDRVSSEAAGTAPPERMDEINLNGSSNGGNSSSDDEVVIGEEEMTVSKNSVVDTSCSKSGLPSRFSEAEPAGDGISNSGSSASNDLGFFRFETPDAEDAYGDRPLPDWVGWGEASDLQVGGSSMNPFEDSDKSDINDSSQVELAAPNVNSPTRGEAFLPNGSPTTTGSSDGSEGSDHSQKTTAVPSLFEEDVEFVGVELEGTEKAMEQALKEGIVGEAGPLKRSVVPKVPEKENSDENGAGIKEFNDANYWRVDHEVAVLE, via the exons ATGTTTTGGAGGCTAACTTCCCTTTCTACTTCCTCTCCT GTGGAATCAATTTTAGACAAAGAGAACTTCTCCTTGGAAGAGCTccttgatgaagaagaaataatccaAGAATGCAAAGCCCTGAACAGTCGTTTAGTTAACTT TCTACGAGACAGAGCCCAGGTGGAACAACTCTTGCGCTACGTTGTTGAAGAACCTCCAGAGGATTCTGAAAGCAAACGGGCATTcaa GTTCCCGTTTATTGCCTGTGAGATCTTTACTTGTGAAATTGATGTTATCTTGAAGACTCTAGTAGAGGAGGAAGAG CTAATGGACATGCTTTTCTCCTTCTTGGAACCAGACCGACCTCACAGTGCTTTGTTAGCTGGTTATTTCAGCAAG GTAATCATATGCCTCATGATAAGGAAGACGGTTCCACTTATGCACTATGTCCAG GCTCATCGAGATGTATTGCGCCAATTAGTTGATTTAATTGGAATTACATCCATTATGGAG GTTTTGGTTAGACTTGTTGGTGCTGATGATCATGTCTATCCAAATTTTATGGATGTGATGCAATGGTTGTCTGAGAGTGATATGCTGGAAATGATAGTTGATAAGCTGAGTCCATCT AGTCTGCCTGAGGTTCATGCAAATGCAGCAGAAACATTATGTGCTATAGCCCGTAATGTACCGTCTGCTCTTGCTACCAAACTTTCTAGTCCCAG TTTTGTTGCAAGGATATTTGATCATGCTTTGGAAGATTCACATTCTAAGTCTGGCCTTGTGCACTCACTTTCTGTATGCATTTCTTTGTTGGATCCAAAGAGATCTTCGGCATATTCTCCTTTGTTTCACTCTTTCCGAAGTCAACATATGTATGAATGTCCAGTTCCTGTTGATTCAGAAACTGTTGGTGCAATGCTCCCTAAACTTG GTGATTTGTTAAAACTCTTAAACTTGTCATCTGATGATAAAGTATTACCCACAACATATGGAGAATTACGGCCTCCACTTGGAAAACATCGTTTGAAG ATTGTGGAGTTCATTTCAGTGCTTCTGAAAACGGGCAATGTAGCTGCAGAGAAAGAATTAATTAACTCGGGCACCATTAAACGTGTCATTGATCTATTCTTCGA GTACccttgtaataattttttgcaCCATCATGTAGAGAACATTATATTGTCTTGTTTGGAGAGTAAGAAAGACGACATCGTCGATCATCTTCTTCGAGAGTGCAATTTGATAGGGAAGATTCTTCAAACAGAGAAGAATCCAATTATTTTGGCTGATTCTAATCAG CCAACAATTCCCGCTGTTGGAAAACGGGCACCACGGGTATGCAACTTAGGACATACTACACGAATCTCCAATAAGATTCTTCAGATGGCAAACAGTCAAAGTTGTATTCGGGCATATCTTCTG GAAAATACTGAATGGAACGAGTGGCAAGCTACGACTTTGCATGACCGCAATGTGGTTGAAAATGTCTATCGGTGGGCTTGTGG TCGCCCAACTGCATTGCAAGACAGGACAAGGGATAGTGATGAGGATGATCTTCATGATAGAGATTATGATGTGGCAGCATTAGCAAATAATTTAAACCAGGCTTTTAGATATAAATCGTATGGGAATATCGATACTGTGGAG GACCCTAGATCTCTTGCTCAAGATGATGAG GATGTCTATTTTGATGATGAATCTGCCGAGGTGGTTATATCATCGCTTAGGCTTGGTGATGATCAAGGAAG TCTATTCACAAACTCCAATTGGTTCGCGTTCCAAGACGACAGAGTTAGTAGTGAGGCTGCAGGCACAGCACCACCTGAGAGGATGGATGAGATTAATCTGAATGGATCTTCTAATGGTGGTAACAGCAGTAGTGATGATGAGGTGGTGATTGGCGAGGAGGAGATGACTGTTAGCAAGAATTCTGTGGTTGACACTTCCTGTTCCAAGTCCGGGCTTCCTAGTAGATTTTCTGAGGCTGAACCTGCTGGTGATGGCATCTCGAACTCTGGGTCGAGTGCATCTAATGATTTGGGATTCTTCAGGTTTGAGACACCAGATGCAGAGGACGCATATGGAGACAGGCCTCTGCCTGACTGGGTAGGATGGGGAGAAGCATCAGATTTGCAAGTTGGGGGTTCAAGTATGAACCCGTTTGAGGACAGTGATAAATCTGATATTAATGATTCCTCTCAAGTTGAATTAGCAGCTCCTAATGTCAACTCTCCAACAAGAGGAGAAGCCTTTCTTCCAAATGGCTCTCCAACTACGACAGGATCAAGCGATGGATCAGAGGGCAGTGATCACAGTCAGAAAACTACAGCTGTACCCTCATTGTTCGAAGAGGATGTTGAGTTTGTTGGTGTGGAATTAGAAGGCACTGAAAAGGCTATGGAGCAGGCCCTCAAGGAGGGGATTGTTGGGGAAGCAGGTCCACTGAAGAGGAGTGTTGTCCCTAAGGTGCCAGAAAAGGAGAATTCCGATGAGAATGGGGCTGGGATCAAGGAGTTCAATGATGCAAATTATTGGAGAGTGGATCACGAGGTTGCTGTTTTGGAATGA
- the LOC101216252 gene encoding serine/threonine-protein phosphatase 6 regulatory subunit 3 isoform X1, producing the protein MFWRLTSLSTSSPVESILDKENFSLEELLDEEEIIQECKALNSRLVNFLRDRAQVEQLLRYVVEEPPEDSESKRAFKFPFIACEIFTCEIDVILKTLVEEEELMDMLFSFLEPDRPHSALLAGYFSKVIICLMIRKTVPLMHYVQAHRDVLRQLVDLIGITSIMEVLVRLVGADDHVYPNFMDVMQWLSESDMLEMIVDKLSPSSLPEVHANAAETLCAIARNVPSALATKLSSPSFVARIFDHALEDSHSKSGLVHSLSVCISLLDPKRSSAYSPLFHSFRSQHMYECPVPVDSETVGAMLPKLGDLLKLLNLSSDDKVLPTTYGELRPPLGKHRLKIVEFISVLLKTGNVAAEKELINSGTIKRVIDLFFEYPCNNFLHHHVENIILSCLESKKDDIVDHLLRECNLIGKILQTEKNPIILADSNQPTIPAVGKRAPRVCNLGHTTRISNKILQMANSQSCIRAYLLENTEWNEWQATTLHDRNVVENVYRWACGRPTALQDRTRDSDEDDLHDRDYDVAALANNLNQAFRYKSYGNIDTVEDPRSLAQDDEDVYFDDESAEVVISSLRLGDDQGSSLFTNSNWFAFQDDRVSSEAAGTAPPERMDEINLNGSSNGGNSSSDDEVVIGEEEMTVSKNSVVDTSCSKSGLPSRFSEAEPAGDGISNSGSSASNDLGFFRFETPDAEDAYGDRPLPDWVGWGEASDLQVGGSSMNPFEDSDKSDINDSSQVELAAPNVNSPTRGEAFLPNGSPTTTGSSDGSEGSDHSQKTTAVPSLFEEDVEFVGVELEGTEKAMEQALKEGIVGEAGPLKRSVVPKVPEKENSDENGAGIKEFNDANYWRVDHEVAVLE; encoded by the exons ATGTTTTGGAGGCTAACTTCCCTTTCTACTTCCTCTCCT GTGGAATCAATTTTAGACAAAGAGAACTTCTCCTTGGAAGAGCTccttgatgaagaagaaataatccaAGAATGCAAAGCCCTGAACAGTCGTTTAGTTAACTT TCTACGAGACAGAGCCCAGGTGGAACAACTCTTGCGCTACGTTGTTGAAGAACCTCCAGAGGATTCTGAAAGCAAACGGGCATTcaa GTTCCCGTTTATTGCCTGTGAGATCTTTACTTGTGAAATTGATGTTATCTTGAAGACTCTAGTAGAGGAGGAAGAG CTAATGGACATGCTTTTCTCCTTCTTGGAACCAGACCGACCTCACAGTGCTTTGTTAGCTGGTTATTTCAGCAAG GTAATCATATGCCTCATGATAAGGAAGACGGTTCCACTTATGCACTATGTCCAG GCTCATCGAGATGTATTGCGCCAATTAGTTGATTTAATTGGAATTACATCCATTATGGAG GTTTTGGTTAGACTTGTTGGTGCTGATGATCATGTCTATCCAAATTTTATGGATGTGATGCAATGGTTGTCTGAGAGTGATATGCTGGAAATGATAGTTGATAAGCTGAGTCCATCT AGTCTGCCTGAGGTTCATGCAAATGCAGCAGAAACATTATGTGCTATAGCCCGTAATGTACCGTCTGCTCTTGCTACCAAACTTTCTAGTCCCAG TTTTGTTGCAAGGATATTTGATCATGCTTTGGAAGATTCACATTCTAAGTCTGGCCTTGTGCACTCACTTTCTGTATGCATTTCTTTGTTGGATCCAAAGAGATCTTCGGCATATTCTCCTTTGTTTCACTCTTTCCGAAGTCAACATATGTATGAATGTCCAGTTCCTGTTGATTCAGAAACTGTTGGTGCAATGCTCCCTAAACTTG GTGATTTGTTAAAACTCTTAAACTTGTCATCTGATGATAAAGTATTACCCACAACATATGGAGAATTACGGCCTCCACTTGGAAAACATCGTTTGAAG ATTGTGGAGTTCATTTCAGTGCTTCTGAAAACGGGCAATGTAGCTGCAGAGAAAGAATTAATTAACTCGGGCACCATTAAACGTGTCATTGATCTATTCTTCGA GTACccttgtaataattttttgcaCCATCATGTAGAGAACATTATATTGTCTTGTTTGGAGAGTAAGAAAGACGACATCGTCGATCATCTTCTTCGAGAGTGCAATTTGATAGGGAAGATTCTTCAAACAGAGAAGAATCCAATTATTTTGGCTGATTCTAATCAG CCAACAATTCCCGCTGTTGGAAAACGGGCACCACGGGTATGCAACTTAGGACATACTACACGAATCTCCAATAAGATTCTTCAGATGGCAAACAGTCAAAGTTGTATTCGGGCATATCTTCTG GAAAATACTGAATGGAACGAGTGGCAAGCTACGACTTTGCATGACCGCAATGTGGTTGAAAATGTCTATCGGTGGGCTTGTGG TCGCCCAACTGCATTGCAAGACAGGACAAGGGATAGTGATGAGGATGATCTTCATGATAGAGATTATGATGTGGCAGCATTAGCAAATAATTTAAACCAGGCTTTTAGATATAAATCGTATGGGAATATCGATACTGTGGAG GACCCTAGATCTCTTGCTCAAGATGATGAG GATGTCTATTTTGATGATGAATCTGCCGAGGTGGTTATATCATCGCTTAGGCTTGGTGATGATCAAGGAAG CAGTCTATTCACAAACTCCAATTGGTTCGCGTTCCAAGACGACAGAGTTAGTAGTGAGGCTGCAGGCACAGCACCACCTGAGAGGATGGATGAGATTAATCTGAATGGATCTTCTAATGGTGGTAACAGCAGTAGTGATGATGAGGTGGTGATTGGCGAGGAGGAGATGACTGTTAGCAAGAATTCTGTGGTTGACACTTCCTGTTCCAAGTCCGGGCTTCCTAGTAGATTTTCTGAGGCTGAACCTGCTGGTGATGGCATCTCGAACTCTGGGTCGAGTGCATCTAATGATTTGGGATTCTTCAGGTTTGAGACACCAGATGCAGAGGACGCATATGGAGACAGGCCTCTGCCTGACTGGGTAGGATGGGGAGAAGCATCAGATTTGCAAGTTGGGGGTTCAAGTATGAACCCGTTTGAGGACAGTGATAAATCTGATATTAATGATTCCTCTCAAGTTGAATTAGCAGCTCCTAATGTCAACTCTCCAACAAGAGGAGAAGCCTTTCTTCCAAATGGCTCTCCAACTACGACAGGATCAAGCGATGGATCAGAGGGCAGTGATCACAGTCAGAAAACTACAGCTGTACCCTCATTGTTCGAAGAGGATGTTGAGTTTGTTGGTGTGGAATTAGAAGGCACTGAAAAGGCTATGGAGCAGGCCCTCAAGGAGGGGATTGTTGGGGAAGCAGGTCCACTGAAGAGGAGTGTTGTCCCTAAGGTGCCAGAAAAGGAGAATTCCGATGAGAATGGGGCTGGGATCAAGGAGTTCAATGATGCAAATTATTGGAGAGTGGATCACGAGGTTGCTGTTTTGGAATGA